The following coding sequences lie in one Nocardioides sambongensis genomic window:
- a CDS encoding GntR family transcriptional regulator gives MSGRFETLSVEHASTTARVAAELRRAVFEGELESGTALREIALAESLGVSRPTVREALTVLVAEGLATREPHRGVSVATPEASSVRDVCRARQVLEGAGVEGWDRAGDEDRLRVRTTLDAYTRAVREGASYEELNERHLAFHVALVGLTGSSRLVQMAEALMDELKLALAQVDRLNRNAHDQADTHEALVDLLESGRIEGEDGARSFLRHHIDDAEVEIIGALGLE, from the coding sequence ATGTCCGGGAGGTTCGAGACCCTCAGCGTGGAGCACGCCTCCACCACCGCGCGCGTGGCAGCCGAGCTGCGACGGGCGGTCTTCGAGGGCGAGCTGGAGAGCGGCACCGCACTGCGCGAGATCGCGCTCGCCGAGTCGCTCGGCGTCTCCCGGCCCACCGTGCGCGAGGCGCTGACGGTGCTGGTCGCGGAGGGACTGGCCACCCGCGAGCCGCACCGTGGGGTCAGCGTCGCCACCCCCGAGGCATCGTCGGTCCGGGACGTGTGCCGGGCACGTCAGGTGCTCGAGGGCGCCGGCGTCGAGGGCTGGGACCGCGCGGGCGACGAGGACCGGCTCCGGGTGCGCACCACGCTGGACGCCTACACGCGGGCGGTGCGCGAGGGCGCGTCGTACGAGGAGCTCAACGAGCGCCACCTCGCCTTCCACGTCGCCCTGGTCGGCCTGACCGGGAGCAGCCGCCTGGTGCAGATGGCCGAGGCCCTGATGGACGAGCTCAAGCTGGCGCTCGCCCAGGTCGACCGGCTCAACCGCAACGCGCACGACCAGGCCGACACCCACGAGGCGCTGGTCGACCTGCTGGAATCGGGTCGGATCGAGGGCGAGGACGGCGCCCGCTCGTTCCTGCGCCACCACATCGACGACGCCGAGGTCGAGATCATCGGCGCGCTCGGCCTGGAGTGA
- a CDS encoding pyridoxal phosphate-dependent aminotransferase, which translates to MTSLDRLASAQRANVPPFHVMDLLAASARRQQSHGDVLNLLAGQPSTGAPAPVNTEAIRLLGSGDPLGYTPATGIAELREAIAAHHRTRDGIEVSADEVVVTTGSSGGFLLAFLAAFEVGDRVAIARPGYPCYRNVLAALGCDVVEIATGPDTRFQPTVEQLDATHASAPLAGLVVASPANPTGTMLSPDELAAIARWCEENRVQLISDEIYHGIEYADAHERWARCAWETSRDAVVFGSFSKYFSMTGWRLGWMLAPDHLRRPVDVLTGNFSICPPVLAQRAALAAFTPQAQTELDAHVRRYGANRALLLDGLRRIGLDRLAPADGAFYAYADVSHLTHDSMAFAHDLLAATGVAVATGVDFDTVDGGRFLRFSFAGAGADIVTALDRIDGYLGAR; encoded by the coding sequence ATGACGAGTCTCGACCGCCTCGCATCCGCCCAGCGGGCGAACGTCCCCCCGTTCCACGTGATGGACCTGCTCGCCGCGTCGGCGCGCCGCCAGCAGTCCCACGGCGACGTGCTCAACCTGCTCGCCGGGCAGCCGAGCACCGGCGCCCCCGCACCGGTCAACACCGAGGCGATCCGACTGCTCGGCTCCGGCGACCCGCTCGGCTACACGCCGGCCACCGGGATCGCCGAGCTGCGCGAAGCCATCGCGGCCCACCACCGGACCCGCGACGGGATCGAGGTGAGCGCCGACGAGGTGGTGGTGACCACCGGCTCCAGCGGCGGCTTCCTGCTGGCCTTCCTCGCCGCCTTCGAGGTCGGCGACCGGGTCGCCATCGCCCGCCCCGGCTACCCCTGCTACCGCAACGTCCTCGCGGCGCTGGGCTGCGACGTCGTCGAGATCGCGACCGGACCCGACACCCGGTTCCAGCCGACGGTCGAGCAGCTCGATGCCACCCACGCGAGCGCCCCGCTCGCCGGCCTGGTGGTCGCCAGCCCGGCCAACCCCACCGGCACCATGCTCTCCCCCGACGAGCTCGCGGCGATCGCCCGCTGGTGCGAGGAGAACCGGGTCCAGCTGATCTCCGACGAGATCTACCACGGCATCGAGTACGCCGACGCGCACGAGCGGTGGGCCCGCTGCGCCTGGGAGACCAGCCGCGACGCCGTGGTGTTCGGCTCGTTCTCCAAGTACTTCTCGATGACCGGCTGGCGTCTGGGCTGGATGCTCGCGCCGGACCACCTGCGCCGACCGGTCGACGTGCTCACCGGCAACTTCTCGATCTGCCCCCCGGTGCTGGCCCAGCGCGCCGCGCTCGCCGCCTTCACCCCACAGGCCCAGACCGAGCTCGACGCCCACGTCCGCCGGTACGGCGCGAACCGCGCCCTGCTCCTCGACGGCCTGCGTCGGATCGGGCTGGACCGCCTCGCCCCGGCCGACGGCGCCTTCTACGCCTACGCCGATGTCAGCCATCTGACCCACGACTCGATGGCCTTCGCCCACGACCTGCTCGCCGCGACCGGTGTCGCCGTCGCCACCGGGGTCGACTTCGACACCGTCGACGGTGGACGGTTCCTGCGGTTCAGCTTCGCCGGCGCCGGAGCCGATATCGTGACGGCACTCGACCGCATCGACGGCTATCTGGGAGCACGATGA
- a CDS encoding potassium/proton antiporter: MTFDVHQLDTFVLGGAVVTLLAVLAVRLSTRAGLPSLLIYLLMGVLLGESVVGIGFEDAQLAHALGFAALAVILAEGGLTTSWRETRPSMRLGLALATIGVTVSVGVVAVAAHYVLGLPWELAVLLGAVCSPTDAAAVFSVLRVVPLPRRLTGALEAESGLNDAPTVVLVTLISSGSALEHGVLGMVGIIAFELVVGMLFGLAAGFGGAWVMRRAALPSSGLYPIAVLCLAMIAYGASSAVHASGFAAVYVAALVLGNADLPHRLATRSFVEGLAWIAQIGLFVMLGLLFSPDRISWSTIGLAVLAGLILTFVARPLSVLLSAVVQPMSLRDLSFISWAGLRGAVPIVLTTIPLAAGVEDADNLFDIVFVMVIIYTLLTGPTLPTVARVLKVARRSEPRDLEVEAAPLERVAADLLQVTISPASKMHGVEVGELRLPTGASVSMVIRDGAAMVPERRTVLRHGDELLVVTPRKQRESTERRLRQVSAGGRLAQWLGD; encoded by the coding sequence ATGACCTTCGACGTCCACCAGCTCGACACCTTCGTGTTGGGTGGCGCGGTCGTCACACTGCTGGCGGTGCTCGCGGTGCGGCTCTCCACCCGCGCCGGGCTGCCCAGCCTGCTGATCTACCTGCTGATGGGCGTGCTGCTGGGCGAGTCGGTGGTCGGCATCGGGTTCGAGGACGCGCAGCTCGCCCACGCCCTCGGCTTCGCCGCACTGGCGGTGATCCTGGCCGAAGGTGGCCTGACCACGAGCTGGCGGGAGACCCGACCGTCGATGCGGCTCGGACTGGCGCTGGCCACGATCGGCGTCACCGTCTCCGTCGGCGTGGTGGCGGTCGCCGCCCACTACGTGCTCGGACTGCCCTGGGAGCTCGCGGTGCTGCTCGGCGCGGTCTGCTCGCCGACGGACGCCGCCGCGGTGTTCTCGGTGCTGCGGGTGGTGCCGCTGCCGCGTCGGCTGACCGGGGCGCTGGAGGCCGAGTCCGGTCTCAACGACGCGCCCACCGTGGTCCTGGTGACGCTGATCTCCAGCGGCTCCGCCCTCGAGCACGGCGTGCTCGGCATGGTCGGGATCATCGCGTTCGAGCTGGTCGTCGGCATGCTCTTCGGGCTCGCCGCCGGATTCGGCGGCGCCTGGGTGATGCGCCGCGCCGCGCTGCCGTCCTCGGGTCTCTACCCGATCGCGGTGCTCTGCCTGGCGATGATCGCCTACGGCGCCTCCTCGGCGGTGCACGCCAGCGGCTTCGCGGCCGTGTACGTCGCCGCGCTGGTCCTCGGGAACGCGGACCTGCCGCACCGGCTGGCCACCCGCTCGTTCGTCGAGGGCCTGGCCTGGATCGCACAGATCGGGCTCTTCGTGATGCTCGGGCTGCTGTTCTCCCCGGACCGGATCAGCTGGTCCACGATCGGGCTGGCCGTGCTGGCCGGCCTGATCCTGACCTTCGTCGCCCGGCCGCTCTCGGTCCTGCTCAGCGCGGTGGTGCAGCCGATGTCGCTGCGCGACCTCTCGTTCATCTCCTGGGCGGGCCTGCGCGGCGCCGTACCGATCGTGCTGACCACGATCCCGCTGGCGGCCGGGGTCGAGGACGCCGACAACCTCTTCGACATCGTCTTCGTGATGGTCATCATCTACACGCTGCTGACCGGGCCGACGCTGCCGACGGTCGCTCGGGTGCTGAAGGTGGCCCGGCGCTCGGAGCCGCGCGACCTGGAGGTGGAGGCGGCGCCGCTGGAGCGGGTGGCGGCCGACCTGCTCCAGGTCACCATCAGCCCGGCGTCGAAGATGCACGGCGTCGAGGTCGGCGAGCTGCGGCTGCCCACGGGCGCGAGCGTCTCGATGGTGATCCGCGACGGCGCCGCGATGGTCCCGGAGCGGCGGACCGTGCTCCGGCACGGGGACGAGCTGCTGGTGGTCACCCCGCGCAAGCAGCGCGAGTCGACCGAGCGTCGGCTGCGTCAGGTCAGTGCCGGCGGTCGGCTGGCCCAGTGGCTCGGCGACTGA
- a CDS encoding WXG100 family type VII secretion target: protein MTRPASYGDSAVIARRADRLREHAADLQALADRLVARIEALGWAGRAADAMRERVAARAAHLRSVASRHETAADALDAHGRAVTAVKEEINRIEVRARSAIADAQARVANAAAAEAEGTGSAADPDDERLAAVVPPPRGHRDWLDVELPGR from the coding sequence ATGACCCGCCCGGCGTCGTACGGCGACAGCGCGGTGATCGCGCGTCGGGCGGACCGGCTGCGGGAGCACGCCGCCGACCTGCAGGCGCTCGCCGACCGGCTGGTGGCGCGGATCGAGGCGCTGGGCTGGGCCGGCCGGGCGGCCGACGCGATGCGCGAGCGGGTCGCCGCGCGCGCCGCCCACCTCCGCTCGGTGGCCAGCCGCCACGAGACCGCCGCCGACGCGCTGGACGCCCACGGCCGGGCGGTGACCGCCGTCAAGGAGGAGATCAACCGGATCGAGGTCCGGGCGCGCAGCGCGATCGCCGACGCGCAGGCCCGGGTGGCGAACGCCGCGGCCGCCGAGGCGGAAGGCACCGGAAGCGCCGCGGACCCCGACGACGAGCGACTCGCCGCCGTCGTACCGCCGCCGCGCGGCCACCGCGACTGGTTGGATGTGGAGCTGCCGGGTCGCTGA
- a CDS encoding phage holin family protein has product MLAFLSRWAITAASLALAAQLIGGIWFEGPRNGQAEIEHKIVPLLLVALISCAVTAFVKPLMTLLSIPFILVTLGLFLVVLNALLLKLTAWLADLVGIGFHVEGFWPAIGGALIISITTWFLDAMIGVES; this is encoded by the coding sequence ATGCTCGCCTTCCTCTCCCGCTGGGCCATCACGGCAGCCTCGCTCGCGCTCGCCGCGCAGCTGATCGGCGGCATCTGGTTCGAGGGACCCCGCAACGGCCAGGCCGAGATCGAGCACAAGATCGTGCCGCTGCTCCTGGTCGCGCTCATCTCCTGCGCGGTGACCGCGTTCGTCAAGCCGCTGATGACGCTGCTGTCGATCCCGTTCATCCTGGTCACGCTGGGCCTCTTCCTGGTCGTGCTCAACGCGCTGCTGCTGAAGCTCACCGCGTGGCTGGCCGACCTGGTCGGGATCGGGTTCCACGTCGAGGGCTTCTGGCCGGCCATCGGCGGAGCCCTGATCATCAGCATCACCACCTGGTTCCTGGACGCGATGATCGGAGTCGAGTCGTGA
- a CDS encoding DUF3828 domain-containing protein — MLLIVGVLLLVLLLRDDDDAQEDAVSRDPVKVVQAVIDAAEADDCEAADDHLEDPLEDQVCTSDDWALLASGDVTAEVGEAEIDGSSAVVPVTFTSEAGTEEYSFELTEEEREWEVVAYGPADADQGDEPTESPTDATDPTDSPTDSPTDASTDLPDFPEGTPEATIVAYVEAARAADCVEAEKWVTDAYLRREGRCTVDELDPDEVARYRFDIGDATIDGGTATVRVTISYRGESDTGTLTLKKEDGVWKIDDDE; from the coding sequence GTGCTGCTCATCGTCGGGGTGCTGCTGCTGGTGCTCCTGCTGCGCGATGACGACGACGCCCAGGAGGACGCCGTCTCCCGCGACCCGGTGAAGGTCGTCCAGGCCGTGATCGACGCGGCCGAGGCCGACGACTGCGAGGCGGCCGACGACCACCTCGAGGACCCGCTCGAGGACCAGGTCTGCACCAGCGACGACTGGGCGCTGCTGGCCTCGGGCGACGTCACCGCCGAGGTCGGTGAGGCCGAGATCGACGGCAGCAGCGCCGTCGTACCGGTCACCTTCACCTCGGAGGCGGGGACCGAGGAGTACTCCTTCGAGCTGACCGAGGAGGAGCGGGAGTGGGAGGTCGTCGCCTACGGGCCGGCCGACGCCGACCAGGGCGACGAGCCCACCGAGAGCCCGACCGACGCCACCGACCCGACGGACAGCCCGACCGACAGCCCGACCGACGCCTCCACCGACCTCCCGGACTTCCCGGAGGGCACCCCGGAGGCGACCATCGTCGCCTACGTCGAGGCCGCCCGCGCCGCCGACTGCGTCGAGGCGGAGAAGTGGGTGACCGACGCCTACCTGCGTCGTGAGGGCCGCTGCACCGTCGACGAGCTCGACCCGGACGAGGTCGCGCGCTACCGGTTCGACATCGGCGACGCGACCATCGACGGCGGCACCGCGACGGTGCGGGTCACCATCAGCTACCGCGGCGAGAGCGACACCGGCACGCTGACCCTGAAGAAGGAGGACGGCGTGTGGAAGATCGACGACGACGAGTGA
- a CDS encoding LytR C-terminal domain-containing protein — translation MSLSATGRSAVTLVVLAVLFLGGITWAWSRVTEPFPEAQETPLCTDTTVSAGSSVRPGQVLVSVLNASGRNGLAGETMDALVERGFGKGESGNVSVAGAKTLSAQIWTSDRSNPSVALVRSYLGKGVEIVDQEAGTAGVTVVVGERFDHVTKGRKRVKATEETTVCAPVLVAEETP, via the coding sequence ATGAGTCTGTCGGCGACCGGCCGCTCGGCGGTGACCCTGGTGGTCCTGGCCGTGCTCTTCCTCGGCGGCATCACCTGGGCCTGGAGCCGGGTCACCGAGCCGTTCCCGGAGGCGCAGGAGACCCCGCTGTGCACCGACACGACGGTCTCGGCCGGCTCGTCGGTGCGCCCCGGCCAGGTGCTGGTCAGCGTGCTCAACGCCAGCGGCCGCAACGGGCTGGCCGGCGAGACCATGGACGCCCTGGTCGAGCGTGGCTTCGGCAAGGGCGAGAGCGGCAACGTCTCGGTGGCGGGCGCCAAGACGCTGAGCGCCCAGATCTGGACCAGCGACCGGTCGAACCCGTCGGTGGCGCTGGTCCGCAGCTATCTCGGGAAGGGTGTCGAGATCGTCGACCAGGAGGCCGGGACCGCCGGCGTCACCGTGGTCGTCGGCGAACGCTTCGACCACGTCACCAAGGGTCGCAAGCGGGTGAAGGCCACCGAGGAGACCACGGTGTGCGCCCCCGTCCTGGTGGCCGAGGAGACCCCCTGA
- a CDS encoding thioesterase family protein — MSTQPTYAELAPLPAYADQPVPTAFEDINGYLNVRHYLGIGSEGLDESLAELGIPWNWPVADGHACLSAEHHVRYLHELKTGDQMSVRVRLLGRSERAAHALVYLLDDTNERLACVFEEIFLHVLVEPRQTAPWPGAIAEAMDKRIAEHDGLGWQPATSGCLALR, encoded by the coding sequence ATGAGCACGCAGCCGACGTACGCGGAACTCGCACCTCTCCCGGCCTACGCCGACCAGCCGGTGCCGACGGCGTTCGAGGACATCAACGGGTACCTGAACGTGCGGCACTACCTGGGCATCGGCAGCGAGGGGCTGGACGAGTCACTGGCCGAGCTGGGCATCCCGTGGAACTGGCCGGTCGCCGACGGGCACGCCTGCCTCTCCGCCGAGCACCACGTCCGGTACCTCCACGAGCTCAAGACCGGCGACCAGATGTCGGTCCGGGTGCGCCTGCTGGGCCGCTCCGAGAGGGCCGCGCACGCGCTGGTCTACCTGCTCGACGACACCAACGAGCGGCTCGCCTGCGTCTTCGAGGAGATCTTCCTCCACGTGCTCGTCGAGCCGCGCCAGACCGCGCCGTGGCCGGGAGCGATCGCGGAGGCGATGGACAAGCGCATCGCCGAGCACGACGGCCTCGGCTGGCAGCCCGCCACCTCGGGGTGCCTGGCCCTCCGTTGA
- a CDS encoding histidine phosphatase family protein has product MDDVELWLVRHGPTEWSEAGRHTSVTDLPLLPSGEDRARALAGRLAPQRFDLVLSSPRRRARRTAELAGFAEAEVDPDLAEWSYGEYEGLTTAQIREQVPGWTIWTHPAPGGESDVEVAARLDRVVRRARGVRRTLVFAHGHSLRALAARWLGLPVGDGRLLRLDTATVSALGFERETAVVLRWNA; this is encoded by the coding sequence GTGGACGACGTCGAGCTGTGGCTGGTCCGGCACGGTCCGACCGAGTGGAGCGAGGCGGGGCGGCACACCTCCGTCACCGATCTGCCGCTGCTGCCCTCCGGCGAGGACCGCGCCCGGGCGCTGGCCGGCCGGCTCGCCCCGCAACGCTTCGACCTGGTGCTGTCCAGTCCGCGCCGGCGGGCACGTCGTACCGCCGAGCTCGCCGGGTTCGCCGAAGCGGAGGTGGACCCGGACCTGGCCGAGTGGAGCTATGGCGAGTACGAGGGCCTGACCACCGCCCAGATCCGCGAGCAGGTCCCCGGCTGGACCATCTGGACCCACCCGGCGCCGGGCGGGGAGAGCGACGTCGAGGTCGCCGCCCGCCTCGACCGGGTGGTACGACGTGCCCGCGGCGTCCGGCGCACCCTGGTCTTCGCCCACGGTCACTCGCTGCGCGCCCTCGCCGCCCGATGGCTCGGTCTGCCCGTCGGCGACGGTCGGCTGCTGCGTCTGGACACCGCGACCGTCTCCGCGCTCGGGTTCGAGCGGGAGACGGCTGTGGTGCTGCGGTGGAACGCCTGA
- a CDS encoding dimethylarginine dimethylaminohydrolase family protein, with protein sequence MNTSATTDLTRHGELPWGRSYAMVEPSQFRVDYAINPFMDTAVQPDPTRATAQWHRLVATLRRCGAEVRAIEARPDSPDMVYAMNLGLPVVRRGADGAGEPTVLLSHMRYPERQQETGSAEAWFAQHDHRAVRIGGDGAGPHFEAGDAFAWRGELVVGFGPRTEAAALPLLAAELDVRVRGVRITHPGMYHLDLAFCPSTTVARWSARTPSTPSPRRRCWR encoded by the coding sequence ATGAACACGTCCGCCACCACCGACCTCACCCGCCACGGTGAGCTGCCCTGGGGCCGTTCCTACGCGATGGTCGAGCCGTCGCAGTTCCGCGTCGACTACGCGATCAACCCGTTCATGGACACCGCGGTGCAGCCGGACCCGACGCGGGCCACCGCGCAGTGGCACCGGCTGGTCGCCACCCTCCGCCGCTGCGGTGCCGAGGTGCGCGCGATCGAGGCCCGCCCCGACTCGCCCGACATGGTCTATGCGATGAACCTCGGGCTGCCCGTCGTCCGGCGCGGTGCGGACGGTGCGGGCGAGCCGACGGTGCTCCTCTCCCACATGCGCTACCCGGAGCGGCAGCAGGAGACCGGGTCCGCCGAGGCGTGGTTCGCCCAGCACGACCACCGCGCGGTGCGGATCGGCGGAGACGGTGCGGGGCCGCACTTCGAGGCCGGTGACGCGTTCGCCTGGCGTGGTGAGCTCGTGGTCGGCTTCGGGCCGCGCACCGAGGCCGCCGCACTGCCGCTGCTCGCCGCCGAGCTCGACGTCCGGGTCCGCGGGGTGCGGATCACCCACCCGGGCATGTATCACCTCGACCTCGCCTTCTGCCCCTCGACGACCGTCGCGCGCTGGTCTGCCCGGACGCCTTCGACCCCGTCTCCGCGCAGGCGCTGCTGGAGGTGA
- a CDS encoding FAD-binding protein, translating to MATDVDGRVRRTDGSVIGGLYAAGACASNIAQDGNGYCSGTQLGEGSYFGRRAGRHAAGATG from the coding sequence ATGGCCACCGACGTCGACGGACGGGTACGCCGCACCGACGGCTCGGTGATCGGCGGCCTCTACGCCGCGGGGGCCTGCGCCTCCAACATCGCCCAGGACGGCAACGGCTACTGCTCCGGCACCCAGCTGGGCGAGGGCTCGTACTTCGGGCGGCGGGCCGGCCGGCACGCCGCCGGGGCCACCGGCTGA
- a CDS encoding FAD-binding protein: protein MTTTPAGLAIPATVPASALADAEQCDVLVVGFGISGGCAALEAARAGARVVLLERAAVHGGTSSMSGGHFYLGGGTAVQRATGHEDSVEAMIAYLEASTKAPDKEKIRAYAESSVEHFDWLESLGFEFERSYFPGKAVIQPGTEGLMFTGNEKVWPYRDEIPPAPRGHKVPVPGDTEGTRIVMDLLRDRVLEAGVDVRFETGATNLCVDEDGDVVGLAWRSFERTGLIRSDAVVIAAGGFVMNADMVARYTPALGEKLFTLGSTYDDGLGIRLGESVGAALEHMEEPFITAPFYPPSSLVKGLIVNQEGKRFVAEDSYHARTSHQVLQQPGATAYLIADSAHMEEQRMPLVPLKDGYETIEEMEEGLGLPAGSLTATMARYNEYAARGEDPDLHKHPDWLAPQTEGPWGSTTSRSASRSTPASPSAAWPPTSTDGYAAPTAR from the coding sequence ATGACGACGACTCCAGCCGGCCTCGCGATCCCCGCCACCGTGCCCGCCAGCGCGCTCGCCGACGCCGAGCAGTGCGACGTGCTCGTGGTCGGCTTCGGCATCTCCGGGGGCTGCGCCGCGCTCGAGGCGGCCCGCGCCGGCGCCCGGGTGGTGCTGCTCGAGCGGGCCGCCGTGCACGGCGGCACCTCGTCGATGTCGGGGGGTCACTTCTACCTCGGCGGCGGCACCGCGGTGCAGCGGGCGACCGGTCACGAGGACTCCGTCGAGGCGATGATCGCCTACCTGGAGGCCAGCACGAAGGCACCGGACAAGGAGAAGATCCGGGCCTACGCCGAGTCCTCGGTGGAGCACTTCGACTGGCTGGAGTCCCTCGGCTTCGAGTTCGAGCGCAGCTACTTCCCCGGCAAGGCCGTGATCCAGCCCGGCACCGAGGGGCTGATGTTCACCGGCAACGAGAAGGTCTGGCCCTACCGCGACGAGATCCCGCCGGCGCCGCGCGGCCACAAGGTGCCGGTGCCCGGCGACACCGAGGGCACCCGGATCGTGATGGACCTGCTCCGGGACCGGGTGCTGGAGGCCGGGGTCGACGTCCGCTTCGAGACCGGCGCCACCAACCTCTGCGTCGACGAGGACGGCGACGTGGTCGGCCTCGCCTGGCGCTCGTTCGAGCGGACCGGGCTGATCCGCAGCGACGCTGTGGTCATCGCGGCCGGCGGGTTCGTGATGAACGCCGACATGGTCGCCCGCTACACCCCCGCCCTCGGCGAGAAGCTCTTCACCCTCGGCTCCACCTACGACGACGGGCTCGGCATCCGGCTCGGCGAGTCCGTCGGCGCCGCCCTGGAGCACATGGAGGAGCCCTTCATCACCGCACCGTTCTACCCGCCGTCCTCGCTGGTCAAGGGGCTGATCGTGAACCAGGAGGGCAAGCGGTTCGTGGCCGAGGACTCCTACCACGCCCGCACCTCCCACCAGGTGCTGCAGCAGCCCGGTGCGACGGCGTACCTGATCGCCGACAGCGCGCACATGGAGGAGCAGCGGATGCCGCTGGTCCCGCTCAAGGACGGCTACGAGACGATCGAGGAGATGGAGGAGGGGCTCGGCCTGCCCGCCGGCTCGCTGACCGCGACGATGGCGCGCTACAACGAGTACGCCGCCCGCGGCGAGGACCCCGACCTGCACAAGCACCCCGACTGGCTGGCGCCGCAGACCGAGGGGCCGTGGGGGTCTACGACCTCACGCTCGGCGTCGCGCTCTACGCCGGCTTCACCCTCGGCGGCATGGCCACCGACGTCGACGGACGGGTACGCCGCACCGACGGCTCGGTGA
- a CDS encoding low molecular weight protein-tyrosine-phosphatase produces MTVPEPRTPGRYRIALICLGNICRSPMADVVLEDRIRGVGLDQQVDVVSAGTGDWHVGEPMDARAAALLAEEGYDTSRHRAQQVVAAWIEEYDLLLAMDATNLGDLRALDQTGGATADGRLRLFRDFDPIRPGSDVPDPYFGGEAGFRDVLTMVERTSEVLAREIADALAL; encoded by the coding sequence GTGACCGTTCCCGAGCCGCGGACCCCGGGTCGCTACCGGATCGCACTGATCTGCCTGGGCAACATCTGCCGGTCGCCGATGGCCGACGTGGTGCTCGAGGACCGGATCCGCGGGGTGGGTCTGGACCAGCAGGTCGACGTGGTCAGCGCCGGCACCGGCGACTGGCACGTCGGCGAGCCGATGGACGCCCGGGCCGCGGCCCTGCTCGCCGAGGAGGGCTACGACACCTCCCGGCACCGGGCGCAGCAGGTCGTGGCCGCCTGGATCGAGGAGTACGACCTGCTGCTCGCCATGGACGCGACCAACCTCGGCGACCTGCGCGCGCTGGACCAGACCGGCGGCGCCACCGCGGACGGTCGCCTGCGGCTCTTCCGGGACTTCGACCCGATCCGCCCGGGGAGCGACGTACCGGACCCCTACTTCGGCGGTGAGGCGGGCTTCCGCGACGTGCTGACCATGGTCGAGCGGACCAGCGAGGTGCTGGCCCGGGAGATCGCGGACGCGCTGGCGCTCTGA